The proteins below are encoded in one region of Festucalex cinctus isolate MCC-2025b chromosome 2, RoL_Fcin_1.0, whole genome shotgun sequence:
- the LOC144014232 gene encoding 14-3-3 protein beta/alpha-1, whose product MDKNDLVQNAKLAEQAERYDDMAAAMKSVTEQSTELSNEERNLLSVAYKNVVGARRSSWRVISSIEQKIEGNDKKKQMAREYREKIESELQEICHDVLGLLDKYLIVNAGSSEGKVFYLKMKGDYYRYLSEVASGDAKKDTVDNSQQAYQQAFDISKGDMQPTHPIRLGLALNFSVFYYEIQNNPEKACSLAKTAFDEAIAELDTLNEDSYKDSTLIMQLLRDNLTLWTSENQGDEGETGEGEN is encoded by the exons ATGGATAAGAACGACCTGGTACAGAACGCCAAGCTGGCCGAGCAGGCCGAGCGCTATGATGACATGGCTGCAGCCATGAAGAGTGTGACGGAGCAAAGTACGGAGCTGTCGAACGAGGAGCGCAACCTTCTCTCGGTCGCCTACAAGAACGTGGTGGGGGCGCGCCGCTCGTCCTGGCGCGTCATCTCCAGCATCGAGCAGAAGATCGAAGGCAACGACAAGAAGAAGCAGATGGCTCGCGAATATCGGGAGAAGATCGAATCGGAGCTGCAGGAGATCTGCCACGATGTGCTG GGGCTACTGGACAAGTACCTTATTGTCAATGCGGGGAGTTCTGAAGGCAAGGTGTTCTATCTGAAAATGAAGGGCGACTATTATAGATACCTGTCTGAGGTTGCATCCGGAGATGCTAAGAAGG ATACTGTGGATAATTCCCAGCAAGCGTACCAGCAAGCTTTCGACATTAGCAAGGGGGATATGCAGCCAACACATCCCATTCGGCTTGGCCTGGCCCTCAACTTCTCCGTCTTCTATTACGAGATCCAGAACAACCCCGAAAAGGCCTGCAGTCTGGCAAAGACG GCGTTCGACGAAGCCATCGCTGAACTCGACACTTTGAACGAGGACTCTTACAAAGACAGCACCCTGATCATGCAGCTACTAAGGGACAACTTGACT CTGTGGACATCAGAAAACCAGGGAGATGAGGGCGAGACTGGCGAAGGGGAAAACTAA